Proteins from a genomic interval of Micropterus dolomieu isolate WLL.071019.BEF.003 ecotype Adirondacks linkage group LG16, ASM2129224v1, whole genome shotgun sequence:
- the fgfr1op2 gene encoding FGFR1 oncogene partner 2 homolog, with the protein MSCTSVSSGMNCTLEKVLADAKSLVERLRNHDNAAEMLIEQTTSLNKRVEAMKQYQEEIDSLNQVARHRPRSSLVLGIQQENRQIRELQQENKELRTSLEEHQSALELIMTKYREQVFRLLMASKRDDPTIVTQLKEQHTTEMQAHIDKINEMASVMRKAIEVDDGRTCEDEERIKQLEMENCGLRELLGISREAFLILKREDTSESTSLSPLLTSADVSLRKS; encoded by the exons ATGTCTTGCACTTCGGTTTCTTCAG GCATGAACTGTACCTTAGAGAAGGTCCTGGCAGATGCCAAATCGTTAGTGGAAAGGCTTCGTAACCATGACAACGCTGCTGAGATGTTAATCGAACAGACAACATCGCTCAACAAGCGAGTGGAGGCCATGAAGCAG TACCAGGAGGAGATTGACTCACTGAACCAGGTTGCACGACATCGTCCCCGTTCTAGTTTGGTCCTGGGAATCCAACAGGAAAACCGTCAGATCAGAGAACTCCAGCAGGAGAACAAAG AGCTACGGACGTCGTTGGAGGAACATCAGTCTGCGTTAGAGCTCATCATGACCAAATACAGGGAGCAGGTGTTCAGGCTCCTCATGGCCAGCAAGAGGGACGACCCAACCATCGTGACCCAGCTGAAGGAGCAGCACACCACG GAAATGCAAGCCCACATAGACAAGATCAATGAGATGGCCTCCGTGATGAGGAAGGCGATAGAGGTGGATGATGGACGGACATGTGAAGACGAGGAGAGGATTAAACAGCTAGAG aTGGAGAACTGTGGACTCCGAGAGCTGCTGGGAATCAGTCGCGAGGCTTTCCTGATTCTGAAAAGAGAAGACACATCTGAGAGTACATCACTGTCGCCATTACTGACCAGTGCTGACGTCAGCTTGCGAAAGAGTTAG